Within Planctomycetia bacterium, the genomic segment CAACGAACTTGTTCCTCGAATCGAGAAGCACGTGAATGTGCCGGGTGACGGCAAGTTCGACCAGAGCACGATTCCCGGCGACGGCCGAGTTGAGTTGGCAGTCGGACGTGTCGATCTCTCAGATATGCCGGCCTTCGGCGCCACGGAAACGGAACTACTACGTCGCTACTTAGACAAGAACCACCGATACCGGCATCGAGTGATCAATCCCGATCGGCGTGCCTTGCACATCGACGGCTTCGGCAACTGCGAAGATGGAATTCGTAACTTCACCCCGATGCTCGGATTCGACAACATGGACCGCAAGGTCTCGCATACTTGGTTTCCCTCTCTTCGCGACGGTTCCTATCTCTGGGCCTTCGGCGCGGGTGGAGGACAGCCGACGTCATGTGCTACGATCGGCACGACGACCGACTTCGCGAACAATCGCGTAGAGAGCGTCTTCCATATTCTGTTCGGCAGTTTCTTCGGCGTCTGGGACGACCGGAACAGTCTGCTGCGTGCGCCGCTTGCGTCGCAGCCGAATGCCTTGACGTGCCTATGGGGCCGAAAATTCTGGACGCTTCACGAGATGGGGTTGGGGCGTCCGATCGGCTTCAGCGTGCGTCGCAGTCAATCGCAGGTCGTCGCGTCGTACAAGTGGATGAACGGCGTTCAAACGGCGCTGATGGGAGATCCGACCCTGCGAATGTTCGTCGTCGCGCCGCCGCGAAACGTCGGGGTGCAAAGCGACCGCGATCGCGGCGTCGTGGTTTCATGGGAAGGCTCGGAAGATTCGGTGTTAGGCTATCACGTCTTTCGCCGGGACGACGCCGACGGACGGTTCAAGCGTTTGACGGGGGACAAGTCCGGCACATCGGGTTTCATCACCGGAAACTCTTTCACCGATCCAAATCCAGCGAACGATCCGGCGCAATACATGGTTAGGGCCCTTCGATTGGAAACGGTTAATAGCGGGACCTTTTACAACTTGAGCCAAGGGATACCTGCAACCTATTCCGATGAACCGTCCGGTATAACCGTCACCACGACGGTTGAGACTTCAAGCGGGACCACCTCGAACGTGCTTCGACTCTCTCGAGGAACTTATCAGACGCTCACGATGCCGCCTAAGTCGAGTTCGGATGAGACCGGCATCTGCAAATGGGTGGGAACAGGCGACGTGCCTAACGGCGGTATCGGAACGAGTGTGCGGACTTTCTTGGATCGCGACTCCACGATCCGCTGGAAATGTTCGGCAAATCGCGATGCAGCGGTAAACATTACCTCGCCGACATCGAACCGCAACTTCACGCAGCCTGCCGATGTCGTCCGACTTGAAGCGACAGCCGCCGATCCGGACGGCTTGATTCGCAAGGTGGAGTTCTACGCCGGGACGACGCTCCTCGGCGAGGATCGCGACTCCGTGTTCGATTTCGTAAATGATCAATCGGGCGTGGCCTACAAAGCACATGGTCAGTCGGCAGTCGCGACCTATCGATTTGACTGGAAGAACGTGCCCGACGGCAGCTACACGGTCACGGCCAAGTCGTACGACGATTTCGGCGGCAGCACCACTTCGGCGCCGATTCGGTTCACCGTGAGCGGAAAGAACGTACCACCGACGGTCGTCATCGACGCTCCGAAAGAGGGAACGATCTACAAGACCGGTTCCGCCAAGTTCAACTTGCAGACGAACGCTCGAGACGACGGCACGATCGTAAAAGTGGAATACTTTCTCGGAGCTAAGAACTTGGGACGCGCCGTGACGCCGCCGTACAATCTTTGGCAAAGCCTCGGTCCGGGAACTTACACGTTTACGGCCGAGGCAACCGATCACCAAGGCGCCGTCACGATCTCGCCACCCGTGTCGATAACAGTCACTGCTGATGAGTGACGCCGGTGCCTACGTCGAGTCACTATTCCCTTTCTTGAGAGATATGACGGTCGATGATGCAGCAACTCTACGTAATCTCCGCCTGCTTCGCCGGGCTGGTTTCAGTTGCGAACGAACCGCCGCCGGCCGCCGCGCCGTTCGATGCCGGACAGGCCCGAGCCTATCAAGAGTCGTGGAGCAAGCACTTGGAACAGCCGGTAGTTGTGACGAACTCGATCGACATGGCGCTCGTTTTGATGCCACCGGGCGAGTTCATGATGGGAGGTGCGCCCGGGTTGCTCATGGAGACCGCCGCATGGGCCGATACCAAGCGGCAGTCGCCGCCGGGAGCCGAACGAACCCGAATCGAGAAAGACGAGCAGCCTAGCCATCGCGTAAAGCTCACCAAGCCGTTTCGACTCGGCGCGACCGAAGTAACCATCGGCCAGTTTCGGCGATTCGTCGAGGCGACGCGCTACGTGACCGAGACCGAGACCGAACGCTTCGGCGGCGGCAACTCCAGTAAGATCGGCGAAACCGCGCCGGAGAAAAAGAAGGCGCTTTGGCACACGCCAGGGCTCAAAGTCACCGACGACTCGCCGGTGACTCAGCTCACATGGAACGATATGGCGGCGTTCTGCAATTGGCTGAGCGAGAGCGAGAAACGATCCGCCTGCTACCGGCTCGACGACCGGAAAGCGTATCAACTCGTCGCCGGCGCCGATGGCTATCGGCTTCCGACCGAGGCTGAATGGGAATACGCCTGCCGAGCCGGAACGACCACGCAGTATTGGTTCGGCGACGATCGCAAACTACTGGTGAATCACGCGTGGTTCGAAGACAACGCCGACCATCTAGGCGCTCAGCCCGTCGGGAAGAAACCGGCCAATCCCTTCGGGCTTTACGATATGTCGGGCAATGTCTGGGAACGCTGCCAAGATTGGCACGATGCCGCGTGGTATGCCCGTAGCCCGATCGACGATCCGCAGGGACCGGAGACAGGCGGAGCCAAAGTCGTGAGGGGCGGAGCTTGGCACTACTTCGATCTTCATTGCCGCAGCGCCTATCGCAACAACTACAAACTCACGGCTCGCACGGCCAACACGGGTTTCCGCGTCGCGCGAAGCCCATGAAAACGGCTCAAGCCGATCCGCAGCCTGCTCACGACGACACCCTTGCGACTCCGACGGTAACCATGGCAACGACGCTCACCGAAACCGACCTGCGCCCTGAATCGAATTCGGCGGCGACGGCACCGGTCGAGACCGCGTCGCAGCGGTTCGTTTCCGTCGACGCCCTGCGCGGCTTCGATATGTTTTGGATCCTCGGAGCCGACGCCGTCGGGCTTGCGCTCAAAGGGGTGAACGGGAATCGAGTGACACAGTGGATTGCGACGCAGTTGGAACACGAGGAATGGGAGGGCTTTCGGTTTTACGATCTCATCTTTCCGCTGTTCCTGTTTCTCGTCGGCGTATCGATGGTCTTTTCGCTCGATCGCACGCTGGCTGCCGGAAGATCGGCTACCCTGGCGCGCGTCGTACGGAGAAGCGCATTACTGTTTGCCTTGGGACTCTTCTACTACGGCGGCCTATCTCAGCCGCTATCGAATATCCGTTGGGGAGGCGTGCTGCAGCACATCGCGATCTGCTACTGCCTCGCGGCCGGCGTATATTGCGTCGTCCGTACGACGCAGAGGCTCTTGACCGTCAGTGCCGTGCTCTTGATCGGCTACTGGGCTGTGCTCACCTTCGTTCCGTTTCCTGACCTGAAGTTGGATCCGGAAGTCGTCGAGCCGCTTGCGCAACAAGTCGCCTCGCAGTCGCCATACGATGTCGCGGCGGCCGTCGAGGGACGAATTCGAGGAGTCTATGAAGACGGGAGGAATCTAACGCACTATATCGACTATCGCTTCATGCCCGGCCACCGCAACAACAAGGGCTATTACACGAACATGGGACTGTTGAGCATCGTGTCGTCGGTAGCGCTTGTGCTGCTCGGCTCCATCTGCGGGTTGCTACTGAAGAACACACGAATCGTACCGAAGCGCAAAGTCGTCTGGCTCTCGGCGGCCGGAGCCGCGTGCCTCGTGCTGGGCCTGACATGGTCGGTACAGTTTCCGATCATCAAGCGGATTTGGACATCGTCGTACGTCTTGGTCTCGGCCGGCCTTAGCATGTGGCTGCTGGCGGTCTTCTATCTGCTCATCGATGTCTATGAACGCCGTACGTGGTGCCTCCCTTTTATCTGGATCGGATCGAACGCCATCGCGCTCTATCTAATTTCGCGCATCGTCGACTTCAAAGGCCTTGCCGACCGATTCGTCGGCGGAGATATCGGCAAGTATCTCAATACGCACGTCGCCGATGGTAGCAGCGGCATCGCCACGACATCGGTCGCCATGCTATGGATCTTGCTTTTGGCAAGGTGGCTCTACCGCCGGAACATTTTCATACGAGTATAACGCACGCCCTGCCGCTTAGAACCAACTCTCAGCCTCG encodes:
- a CDS encoding formylglycine-generating enzyme family protein, producing MQQLYVISACFAGLVSVANEPPPAAAPFDAGQARAYQESWSKHLEQPVVVTNSIDMALVLMPPGEFMMGGAPGLLMETAAWADTKRQSPPGAERTRIEKDEQPSHRVKLTKPFRLGATEVTIGQFRRFVEATRYVTETETERFGGGNSSKIGETAPEKKKALWHTPGLKVTDDSPVTQLTWNDMAAFCNWLSESEKRSACYRLDDRKAYQLVAGADGYRLPTEAEWEYACRAGTTTQYWFGDDRKLLVNHAWFEDNADHLGAQPVGKKPANPFGLYDMSGNVWERCQDWHDAAWYARSPIDDPQGPETGGAKVVRGGAWHYFDLHCRSAYRNNYKLTARTANTGFRVARSP
- a CDS encoding DUF5009 domain-containing protein, with protein sequence MKTAQADPQPAHDDTLATPTVTMATTLTETDLRPESNSAATAPVETASQRFVSVDALRGFDMFWILGADAVGLALKGVNGNRVTQWIATQLEHEEWEGFRFYDLIFPLFLFLVGVSMVFSLDRTLAAGRSATLARVVRRSALLFALGLFYYGGLSQPLSNIRWGGVLQHIAICYCLAAGVYCVVRTTQRLLTVSAVLLIGYWAVLTFVPFPDLKLDPEVVEPLAQQVASQSPYDVAAAVEGRIRGVYEDGRNLTHYIDYRFMPGHRNNKGYYTNMGLLSIVSSVALVLLGSICGLLLKNTRIVPKRKVVWLSAAGAACLVLGLTWSVQFPIIKRIWTSSYVLVSAGLSMWLLAVFYLLIDVYERRTWCLPFIWIGSNAIALYLISRIVDFKGLADRFVGGDIGKYLNTHVADGSSGIATTSVAMLWILLLARWLYRRNIFIRV